The nucleotide window ATCAGCGGCACCGGTTCGATGACCTACGGCGAGCGGCTGGGCCGGGGCGTGCGCATCGGTGGCTGGAGCGAGATGTTCGGCGACGAGGGATCGGCGCACTGGATCGCGATCCGGGGTCTCAACGCCTTCTCGCGGATGGGTGACGGGCGGCTCCCCGAGGGCCCCCTGGCCGAGGTGTTCCGGCGCCACCTGCATCTCGCCTCCGACCTCGACGTGATCGACGTCGTCCACAACCGGTGGCAGGGCGACCGGAGCCGGATCGCCGCGCTCAGCCGCTCGGTGGCCGAGGCGGCCGCTCTGGGCGACGCGGTCGCCACGGAGATCCTCACCGGCGCGGGCCGGGAACTCGCCCTGCTCGTCGACGTCACCCGCGAACGGCTGGAGTTCGGCCCGGACGAGACCGTACCGGTCTCCTACTCCGGCGGCACCTTCGGCGCCCACCTGGTTCTGGAGGCGTTCACCTCCGGGCTGAAAAATCGTTCTACCCACTACGAGCTGCGACACCCTCTCTACGAGCCTGTCGTAGGTGCTGCCCTGTACGCCGCAAAACTCGCCGGAACCTCGCTCGACCGGCCCGCGCTCGACGCGCTGCGCATGACCCCCGGGCCCCCTGCCTCAGGAGAGGACAACCGATGAACAGAGGTACGAAGAGCTGGATCGTGTACGCGTCGCTGCTGGTCCTGTTCTGGGGTGTGTGGGGCGCCTTCTCGAGCGAACCGAACAGCAGGTACGGCTATCCCAACGAGATGATCTACATCATCTGGGCCTGCACGATGCTCATCCCCGCGTACTTCGCGATGCGCGGCAACACGTTCGACCGCCGGCCGGTCGCCGCGGGGTACGGACTGATCGCGGGACTGACCGGCGCCGGCGGACAGCTGCTGCTTTTCCAGGCGCTCGCCAACGGTCCGGCGTACCTGATCTTCCCCCTGGTCTCGCTCTCCCCGGTGATCACCGTCCTCATGGCGATGGCGCTGCTGCGTGAGCGGATCAACCGGCTCGCCCTCATAGGTGTCGTCGCGGCGCTGGCCGCGATCGTGCTTTTCAGCATTCCCAGCAGCAAGGACGACTCGAACTCGCACGGCCCGTGGCTGCTGATGGCCATCCTGATCTGCGTCGCCTGGGGCGTGCAGGCGTTCTGCATGCGCAAGGCCGCGCTTGTCGGGGTCAACGACGCGACGACCTTCGGCTGGATGACCATCAGCGGACTGCTGCTGGTGCCGGTGGCGTTCGTGATGATGGGTGATTTCCCCTCCGATGCCCCGTGGCAGGCGCCCGCGCTCACCGCGGTGACGCAGGTCCTCAACGCGGTCGGCGCGCTGTTCCTGGTCATGGCGTTCAGCCGGGGCAAGGCCACGGTGGTCGCTCCCGTCACCAACGCACTGGCGCCGGTGTTGACCATCGTGCTGTCCCTGGCGGTCTACCAGAGGCTCCCCAACGTGTGGGGCACCCTCGGCATCGTGCTGGCCCTCGCCGGCTCGACCCTCATGGTCTACAGCGACGAGAAGAGCGGCGAGAGTTCCGTGGCCCCGGGGGCGGCGGACGACGGCGCGGACGTGAGTCCGGCTGCGCAGAAGTCCTGATCGCCCGCAGATCCGTACCGGCCCGAACCACATAGCGGTACGGGCCGGCACCGGCCCGTACCCACCGAACCGACATGAAAGCGAGGGGACACCCTTATGCCCCTGGTTCCCACGCGCGAACTCGTCTCGAAGGCCGCCGCCGCAGGCCGGGCCGTCGCCGCGTTCAACGTGATCACGTTGGAGCACGCCGAGGCGATCACCGCCGGCGCAGCCGCGGCGGGCGCCCCGGGGGTGATCCTGCAGATCAGCGAGAACGCCGTACGGTTCCACGGCGGCCGGGTCGAGCCGATCGCGCGGGCAGCGGCCGAGGTCGGCAAGGCCTGTGACGTCGACGTGGCACTGCACATGGACCATGTGACGGACATGCGGCTGCTGCGCACGGCGGCCGACGCGGGGTTCTCCTCCGCGATGTTCGACGCCGGGGCGCAGCCGTACGCCGAGAACCTCGCCGCCACCCGCGCCGCGGTCCGGTGGGCCCACGGTGCGGGCCTGTGGCTGGAGGCCGAACTCGGCTATGTGGGCGGCAAGCCCGACGCCCCCGCGAGCGCCCACGCAGCCGGGGTGCGCACCGACCCGCAGGAGGCGGCGCGCTATGTCGCGGACACCGGCGTGGACGCCCTGGCCGTCGCCGTCGGCAGTAGCCACGCGATGACCGAACGCTCCGCGACTCTGGACCACGCGCTCATCGAACGCCTGCGGGAGGCCGTGCCCGTACCTCTGGTGCTGCACGGTTCGTCGGGCGTCGGCGACGACGATCTGCGACAAGCCGTTCAGGCGGGCATCGTGAAGATCAACATCGGTACCGCTCTCAACGTCGCGTTCACCGGCGCGGTCCGCGAGGCGCTGGCGGAGCGCCCCGACCTGACCGACCCCCGCCCCTACGTCGCCAGGGGCCGGGAGACGATGGCGGAGACGGTCCGGGTCCTGCTCGGTGTGGTGAGCGGCTGAGCGGGGCCGAAACTTTCCCCGCACCCGGTGTCACCCGGTGACACCCGGTGACACCCGGCGAGCTCAAGGAGCCGGTCCACGTCGACGTCGACCGGCTCCGGCCCTGGACCGACATCCCGAAGCTGAAGAACACCTCCGGGACCGGCACCTACACCACCTCCCACACTCTCGGTGTCAACGGCACCGAGGTTCCCACCGTCAACCAGCTGAACGCGACAGCGGACATCGGCGCCTACCTGCATGCCGGCAGGAACACCCTCACCGTCCACGTCTCGACCACCCTCATCAACCGACTGCGCACCCTCTCCGACGCACTGTCCATCCGCGCCGCACAGGCCAACGGTCTCGTCGGGCCGGTCACGCTGACCCCGTACAGCATCACCAGGGTCAGCTGACCGCACTGCTGCCGGGGGTGCACACCGGTGGTGTGCACCCCCGGCGCCGGTCGCCTCGGCCCGCCGCCCGACTCGGTATACGCCGCCCGACCGGGTCCGACCGGCTCAGCAACACACCTGACACCTCATCAGGAAGGCGCTCTCGACGAACACTCCGGTCCTCCCCCCGAACCCGGCGAACCACAGCGGTCGGAGCACCTAGCCGTTCGCCGGCGCCTCGGTCTGCCAGCCGAGAAGGA belongs to Streptomyces sp. V3I8 and includes:
- a CDS encoding BadF/BadG/BcrA/BcrD ATPase family protein, which translates into the protein MFLGVDGGGTKTAFCMVDRSGQVVARAQAASSYYFSHGIELVGRVLKEGVEAVCTAAGLAPADIEYAFFGLPGYGEAARDLPVLNATPRAVLGHDRYTCDNDMVCGWAGSLGAVDGINVISGTGSMTYGERLGRGVRIGGWSEMFGDEGSAHWIAIRGLNAFSRMGDGRLPEGPLAEVFRRHLHLASDLDVIDVVHNRWQGDRSRIAALSRSVAEAAALGDAVATEILTGAGRELALLVDVTRERLEFGPDETVPVSYSGGTFGAHLVLEAFTSGLKNRSTHYELRHPLYEPVVGAALYAAKLAGTSLDRPALDALRMTPGPPASGEDNR
- a CDS encoding DMT family transporter, translated to MNRGTKSWIVYASLLVLFWGVWGAFSSEPNSRYGYPNEMIYIIWACTMLIPAYFAMRGNTFDRRPVAAGYGLIAGLTGAGGQLLLFQALANGPAYLIFPLVSLSPVITVLMAMALLRERINRLALIGVVAALAAIVLFSIPSSKDDSNSHGPWLLMAILICVAWGVQAFCMRKAALVGVNDATTFGWMTISGLLLVPVAFVMMGDFPSDAPWQAPALTAVTQVLNAVGALFLVMAFSRGKATVVAPVTNALAPVLTIVLSLAVYQRLPNVWGTLGIVLALAGSTLMVYSDEKSGESSVAPGAADDGADVSPAAQKS
- a CDS encoding class II fructose-bisphosphate aldolase; its protein translation is MPLVPTRELVSKAAAAGRAVAAFNVITLEHAEAITAGAAAAGAPGVILQISENAVRFHGGRVEPIARAAAEVGKACDVDVALHMDHVTDMRLLRTAADAGFSSAMFDAGAQPYAENLAATRAAVRWAHGAGLWLEAELGYVGGKPDAPASAHAAGVRTDPQEAARYVADTGVDALAVAVGSSHAMTERSATLDHALIERLREAVPVPLVLHGSSGVGDDDLRQAVQAGIVKINIGTALNVAFTGAVREALAERPDLTDPRPYVARGRETMAETVRVLLGVVSG